GGAATCGTCCGCTTCTTGAGCATCCGGAGGCTTGTGGGGTTGCCTTGGGCCGGGCACTGTCCCATACCCCCCCTCATCCCTCTCGGCAGGACAAGCTCAAGGAGCAGCCGCACATGAAGGTGTCCAAGGACTGCGTGGTCTCGTTGGAGTACCGGTTGCACCTCGGCGATGGCAAGGTCGTCGATGAGAGCGAGCCCGGCCAACCCCTGGCCTATATGCACGGACGGGGGCAGATCGTCCCGGGTCTGGAAGGGCAGCTGGAGGGCCTGTCTCCCGGCGACGCGAAGAAGGTCGTCGTGGTGCCCGCCCAGGGCTATGGCGAGCATGATCCGCGCGGACTCCAGGAAGTGCCGCGCAGCATGTTCCCCCCGGATGCGCCGCTCCAGCCGGGCCTGAGCATCTCCGCCCAGACGGCCGAGGGCGACGTCATCCCCATCACCGTGCGCGAGGTGAAGGGTGACTCGGTGGTGGTGGACCTCAACCACCCGCTGGCGGGCAAGACGCTGCACTTCGACGTGACGGTGCGCGAGGTGCGTGTGGCCACCACCGAGGAGCTCCAGCACGGCCACGCCCACGGGCCCGGCGGCGCTCACTGAGCCAGCGGCCTCCCGGGGGCGCGCGATCCCATTCGTCGGGTCGGAGGTGTTCCGCTATCCTTGTCACCTCCACATGACTTCTCCCGTCTCGCCCTCGCCCCAGCAGCTCCGCCTCCAGCCCGAGCCCCCGCCGCCACCGGAACGGGACTCCACGCCCGTGGATCCCGAGCGGTACTGGCTCGAGAACGTCTACCAGGGGGGCGTGCGCCAGCTCACCGTGCGAGCCGTCATCGCGGGGATGCTGATTGGCGCGGTGATGTGTCTGTCCAACCTCTACGTCATCCTCAAGACGGGCTGGAGCCTGGGCGTCACCCTCACCGCGTGCATCCTCGCCTTCGCGGCGTTTGGCGCGCTGCGTGGCGTGGGGCTGCTCAAGCAGGACTTCACCACGCTGGAGAACAACGCCATGGGCTCGGTGGCGTCGGCGGCGGGGTACATGACGGGCGGCGGCAACATGGCGGCCGTGCCCGCGCTGTTGATGCTCACCGGCACGCTGCCTCCCACGGGGTGGTTGGTGGCGTGGTTCGCCGTCATCTCCGCGCTGGGCGTCTTCGCCGCCATCCCCATCAAGCGCCAGCTCATCAACATCGAGCAGCTTCCCTTTCCCACCGGCACCGCCACCGCCCAGACGCTCCAGGCGCTGCACGGGCAGGACGAGCGCTCGCGGGGCAAGGCGCGCGCGCTGGGCCTCGCGGGCCTCATCGGCGCCGTCATCGCCTTCTGGCGTGACGCCAAGGCCTCGTGGCTCGTGTGGAACCTGCCGGCGAAGCTCAGCCTGCCCTTCACCATTGGCGGCAAGCCCGCGGGGGCGTGGACGTTGTCGCTCGACCTGAGCCTGCTGCTCGTGGGCGCCGGCGCGCTGGTGAGCTTCAAGACGGCCTGGTCCATGCTGCTCGGGGCGCTGCTCACCTACGGCGTCCTCGCGCCGGAGATGGTCAGCCGCGGCGTCATCCCCGAGGTGACCTACAAGGCCATCAACGGCTGGGCGCTGTGGACGGGGGCCTCGGTGCTCGTGTCCTCGGGCCTCTTGTCCTTCGCCTTCCAGTGGCGCAGCGTGGCGAAGTCCGTCAAGGCGCTCGCGGGCCTGTTCGGCCGCAAGCAGAACACGGAGGCGGATCCGCTCGCCGACATCGAGTGCCCTCCCGCGTGGTTTCCCCTGGGCTTCCTGGTGCTCGGCCCGGTGGTGGTGGCGCTGATGGCCTACCTCTTCCAGATTCCCTGGTGGGCGGGCGTGGTGGCGCTGCCGCTGTCGGTGGTGATGGGCGTCATCGCCTCGCGCGTCACGGGCGAGACGGACACCACGCCCACCAAGGCGCTCGGGCCGGTGACCCAGCTGCTCTATGGCGCCCTGCTGCCCGGCAACCTCACCGCCAACGTGATGAGCGCCAACGCCACGGGCGGCGTGGGGCTGCACTCGGCGGACCTGCTCACGGACCTGAAGTCGGGCTGGCTGCTCGGCGCCAACCCGCGTCAGCAGTTCATCGCGCAGCTCTTCGGGGTGGTGGCGGGGGCGGCGGTGGTGGTGCCCGCCTTCAACCTGCTCGTGCCGGACGCGTCCGTGCTTGGCACCGAGGAGTTCCCCGCGCCCTCGTCCCTGGTGTGGGCGGGCGTGTCGAAGATGCTCATGAGTGGAATGCATGCGCTGCCGGTGTCCGCGCGCTTCGGGGCCCTGTGCGGGTTGTGCCTGGGCGTGGCGCTGGTGCTGCTGGAGCGCTGGGCGCCGAAGAAGGCCAAACCCTTCATTCCCTCGGCGTCGGGGTTGGGGATCTCCATCGTCATCCCCGGGGCCAGCTCCATCAGCTTCTTCATCGGCGCGGCCATCGCCGAGGTGCTGCGCCGCAAGAAGGCGAAGCTGGCCGATGCCCTGGTGCTCCCGGTCAGCTCGGGCTTCATCGCCGGCGAGAGCCTCATGGGCATCGCCGTGGCGATGCTCAAGGCCTTCGGCGTGATGCCCAAGTAGCAGCGTCGTCCCGGGGCGGTTGCGGTAGGCTCCGCCCCCATGACTCCGGATCCCGTCACGCTCGTCGCCGCGCTCCGCAACGTCCTCGAGGACACGGTGCGCGACTTCTCGTCGATGCCCTTCTTCGTCAGGCCCATGGTGCGCGGTGGCTTCGAGCGCCGCACCGGACAGAGCCTGGAGGCGTGGCGGCAGCTCGCCTCGGCGCTCGTCTCCCTGGTGAAGCCGGACACCGCGCCCGCGCTCGTGCGCGAGCGTCACCCGCGGCTGCGCGAGCACCTGGAGCTGCTCGCGGAGAACTACCGCACGGCCCCCGAGCGCGCCTCCAAGGGGATGGGCGTGCTGGCCGGACTCCAGCGCATCCAGGAGACGTCCCAGCGCCGCGAGGAGGCCGTCCGCGCCCTCATCTCCTGGCTCGGCTAGTGGACTGTCCATGAAATCATTGGACATCGTCAGGTGTGGTGCCGATCCACCCACTCTGCCTCCTCAGGGTTCGTGAGAGAGCCCGTGAAGCGGCCCACCGGAGACCTAACCCGCGAGTAGGGGTAGTAACTGGAGGTCAGCCAGGCGAGCTTCAATCCTGTTGGCTCGCTCCACGTGCCCGCGATTTTCTGACGAGAATACTTCCTGGGTTGTGACAACGACTGTCCCAGTCTCGATGTACTTGAGACTCGCGGCTTCTGGAATGGCA
Above is a window of Cystobacter fuscus DNA encoding:
- a CDS encoding FKBP-type peptidyl-prolyl cis-trans isomerase, which translates into the protein MKVSKDCVVSLEYRLHLGDGKVVDESEPGQPLAYMHGRGQIVPGLEGQLEGLSPGDAKKVVVVPAQGYGEHDPRGLQEVPRSMFPPDAPLQPGLSISAQTAEGDVIPITVREVKGDSVVVDLNHPLAGKTLHFDVTVREVRVATTEELQHGHAHGPGGAH
- a CDS encoding OPT family oligopeptide transporter; the protein is MTSPVSPSPQQLRLQPEPPPPPERDSTPVDPERYWLENVYQGGVRQLTVRAVIAGMLIGAVMCLSNLYVILKTGWSLGVTLTACILAFAAFGALRGVGLLKQDFTTLENNAMGSVASAAGYMTGGGNMAAVPALLMLTGTLPPTGWLVAWFAVISALGVFAAIPIKRQLINIEQLPFPTGTATAQTLQALHGQDERSRGKARALGLAGLIGAVIAFWRDAKASWLVWNLPAKLSLPFTIGGKPAGAWTLSLDLSLLLVGAGALVSFKTAWSMLLGALLTYGVLAPEMVSRGVIPEVTYKAINGWALWTGASVLVSSGLLSFAFQWRSVAKSVKALAGLFGRKQNTEADPLADIECPPAWFPLGFLVLGPVVVALMAYLFQIPWWAGVVALPLSVVMGVIASRVTGETDTTPTKALGPVTQLLYGALLPGNLTANVMSANATGGVGLHSADLLTDLKSGWLLGANPRQQFIAQLFGVVAGAAVVVPAFNLLVPDASVLGTEEFPAPSSLVWAGVSKMLMSGMHALPVSARFGALCGLCLGVALVLLERWAPKKAKPFIPSASGLGISIVIPGASSISFFIGAAIAEVLRRKKAKLADALVLPVSSGFIAGESLMGIAVAMLKAFGVMPK